A single Carassius auratus strain Wakin unplaced genomic scaffold, ASM336829v1 scaf_tig00002644, whole genome shotgun sequence DNA region contains:
- the LOC113069995 gene encoding N-acylneuraminate-9-phosphatase-like isoform X1 — MWNMMESRGVSSIIFDLDNTLVDTAGAGRIAIEKVCELLNSMHVQESHIKDICHRFLRKLLHESFDPSEGKTIDDVRIHHWYEALQETQGTDPDPALANSCYDTWKNTRLQVLTLTPEVRSFLEELRKNYKLLLLTNGDTQTQWEKIEAVRCEGLFSLVVVGGDHPEQKPALSIFTHCFESAGVRPKDCIMVGDSLSTDIQGGINARVRATVWINSDCKSLPQDSVTPDYTVPSVLNLNDVLLELS, encoded by the exons ATGTGGAATATGATGGAAAGTCGAGGAGTTTCATCGATTATATTTGACTTGGATAACACGCTGGTCGATACAGCCGGCGCAGGACGAATTGCCATTGAGAAG GTGTGTGAGCTGCTGAACTCGATGCATGTACAGGAAAGTCACATCAAAGACATCTGTCATCGCTTTTTGCGAAAGCTTCTCCACGAATCGTTCGACCCGTCAGAAGGAAAAACAATAGATGATGTGAGGATCCATCACTGGTATGAAGCTCTACAGGAGACGCAGGGCACCGATCCTGATCCGGCTCTGGCCAATAGCTGCTACGACACATGGAAGAACACACGATTACAGGTGCTGACTCTTACTCCTGAGGTTCGATCCTTCCTGGAGGAACTGCGGAAGAATTACAAACTGCTTCTGCTCACCAACGGCGATACTCAGACGCAGTGGGAGAAGATCGAAGCGGTGAGATGTGAGGGCCTCTTTAGTTTGGTGGTGGTCGGAGGAGATCATCCTGAGCAGAAACCTGCGCTCTCCATCTTTACTCACTGCTTCGAGTCTGCGGGAGTCCGGCCGAAGGACTGCATCATGGTGGGAGATTCTCTCAGCACAGACATCCAGGGAGGCATTAATGCAAGAGTGCGGGCCACCGTGTGGATAAACAGTGACTGTAAATCTCTCCCACAGGACTCTGTGACTCCAGACTACACTGTTCCTAGTGTACTGAATCTGAACGATGTTCTACTTGAACTGAGTTGA
- the LOC113069995 gene encoding N-acylneuraminate-9-phosphatase-like isoform X2 — translation MHQSALILPWFFNTHNENVCELLNSMHVQESHIKDICHRFLRKLLHESFDPSEGKTIDDVRIHHWYEALQETQGTDPDPALANSCYDTWKNTRLQVLTLTPEVRSFLEELRKNYKLLLLTNGDTQTQWEKIEAVRCEGLFSLVVVGGDHPEQKPALSIFTHCFESAGVRPKDCIMVGDSLSTDIQGGINARVRATVWINSDCKSLPQDSVTPDYTVPSVLNLNDVLLELS, via the exons ATGCATCAAAGTGCCTTAATATTACCATGGTTTTTCAACACacataatgaaaat GTGTGTGAGCTGCTGAACTCGATGCATGTACAGGAAAGTCACATCAAAGACATCTGTCATCGCTTTTTGCGAAAGCTTCTCCACGAATCGTTCGACCCGTCAGAAGGAAAAACAATAGATGATGTGAGGATCCATCACTGGTATGAAGCTCTACAGGAGACGCAGGGCACCGATCCTGATCCGGCTCTGGCCAATAGCTGCTACGACACATGGAAGAACACACGATTACAGGTGCTGACTCTTACTCCTGAGGTTCGATCCTTCCTGGAGGAACTGCGGAAGAATTACAAACTGCTTCTGCTCACCAACGGCGATACTCAGACGCAGTGGGAGAAGATCGAAGCGGTGAGATGTGAGGGCCTCTTTAGTTTGGTGGTGGTCGGAGGAGATCATCCTGAGCAGAAACCTGCGCTCTCCATCTTTACTCACTGCTTCGAGTCTGCGGGAGTCCGGCCGAAGGACTGCATCATGGTGGGAGATTCTCTCAGCACAGACATCCAGGGAGGCATTAATGCAAGAGTGCGGGCCACCGTGTGGATAAACAGTGACTGTAAATCTCTCCCACAGGACTCTGTGACTCCAGACTACACTGTTCCTAGTGTACTGAATCTGAACGATGTTCTACTTGAACTGAGTTGA